TTATGCGCTTTTTGAATGCATGGACTTTTTAATCCCCGCAGGTATAAAGAAAGTGCTTTCCCCTCTTTTGCGGACCGGCCCGAAAACCCTCTCCTCGAAAAATCTCTCGATGAATGTGTTAAGCTGTATACGACTTTTTTCAGCCATATTGTTCTTTTTGAGAACCGAACCGGATGAATACTGTCTCCATCAACACCTGTCGATGTCCTGTGTTCGATAAGAGTGAATGCAAATCATTTATTTTCATGCATAACAATTATTGTTCACACATAGAATCTTCACAGGATCATGAAAGTCATTATCGCCGAGACAGCCGGATTCTGCATGGGAGTGAAAAGGGCTGTCGACCTTGCAATCGACCATTCCCGGAAAGAAAACGAAACGGTCTATACCTACGGTCCGCTTATTCATAACAGACAAACCGTTGAGATGCTCAACTCCCGGGGGGTCACCGAACTCGATAACGACAGCCCCCTCAAAAAGGCGCCGATCATTATCCGCGCCCACGGCATTCCTCTACATTCGGAAACCAAACTTCGGAGCAAAGGGCATGAGATCATTGACGGTACCTGCCCGAAAGTAAAAACAGTCCATCGGGTAATTACAAAATACCGCAAACTCGGATATACCATTATCATAACCGGGGATGAAGGCCATGCTGAGGTTATCGGGTTGATGGGCTATGCCGGAGATCGGGGCCTTTTAGTCCAATCTCCCTCTGATATCGATTCGATTCCCCCTACAGAGAAAGTATGCCTGGTTTCTCAGACGACCTTCGACCGGGAGCTTTTTGATGATATCGCAGCCAGGGCCAGAACACGGTTCAAGGAGCAACAAGTGGTGGTCAAAAAGACAATCTGTTCCGCTACCAAACGCCGTCAGACCGAAACCAAAGAGATTGCATCCATGGTTGATGCCATGATTGTGGTGGGCGGTAAGAATAGCGCCAACACCCAACGTCTGGCAAAAATCAGCAGCGCATGCAACACTCCCACGCAGCATGTGGAATCTGAAAAAGAACTCGATATCGACGCACTGGAACACTGCAATACGGTCGGCATCACCGCCGGAGCATCGACCCCGCAATGGATGATCAAGCGGGTAGTCGACTACCTTCAGTTCATGTCCCACAGGAAAAAGAAGACCCTTAAGGACCGGGTCAAAAGGGTTCTTGACCTCTGTGCTATTTTCAACATTTTTATCGCCGCGGGTGCAACCGCCGCCTATTATGCATCCTGCACGATCCAGCGGATCGATCTGCCCCTGCAAGAATTTGCTCTCGGTGGTGTTGTCGTGTTCTTCTACTTCCTTTCGATCTATCTTGTCAACAGCATGACCAGTATCGAAATAACCCAGCACCTGGGTATCAGCAGGTATCAATTCTACCAAAGCCATAAGACCATGATCCTCCTGATTGCCGAAATAAGCATCGCCCTTCTTCTGGCAGCAAGTCTGACAATCAATCTGTCGCTTTTTTATCTCATGCTCTTTTCAACCACCCTGGGCGCACTGTATCATATCACGATTGTCCCTCTGCCTCTTCGACGAATATTCAAATACAGCAATCTCAAAGATGTTCCCACTTCCCGGGACCTCTTTGTCGCCCTGGCATGGGCAATACTGGCAACCTTTATTCCCCATGCAATCAGAAATCAGCTTGTGTTTACCAAATCGACTGTCTTTGTGTTCGGATGGATCTTTGTTCTGGCATTCCTCCGTTCCCTCATGGCCGACCTTCGGGACATTGAAGGCGACCGGATCATGGGACGGGAGACGCTGGTCACCATTATGGGAGAAAAACGGGTCAAAAAAGGTATTCACCGGATGATCTGGGCATGCCTCATCATCACGGTATGCTACTCGGCGATTATGGCTATCACTGATTTCGGCAAGTATTCTCACGGTGATATATCGCTGCTCTTTCAGCTCCCGGCGATTGTATACATGATGGTCTTTGTTCGATGGCACGAAAAAAACCATCGTACCCGCTCGACCCTTTTCAACATTTTATCCGAAGCCCCCTTTTATATTGCCGCGATTGGAGCCTGGGTAACATGGAGGATTAATTAATGATTTCCCAAAGTAACTGGAAATATTCGAGCCCCGACACGCCGGGGTTTCATACCGTGGTCACCCCCGAAAACTCGGCGTGTGTCTGCACCTGGATGTTTCGTCTCAACCTGCAAGACAAAAAAGAGCACCATCTCTACGACAATTCATTGGAACTAAGTGTGGGGGTGATTGACGGCTCTGTTGAAGTAACGGTCGATTCCCGTTCCTATACCCTTTCGAAACTCGACTCCTTTTATATACCGTCGAAAAGGAAAGCGACAATCGTCTCCAGAGGAGCTTCGATATGCTACATTGGTGGAAGTATTTGTGAAGGGGTTGGTGATTTTTTTGTCCGGAAATACGATCCGGAGCTTCCACTGGGTGAGAT
This region of Chitinivibrionales bacterium genomic DNA includes:
- the ispH gene encoding 4-hydroxy-3-methylbut-2-enyl diphosphate reductase, coding for MKVIIAETAGFCMGVKRAVDLAIDHSRKENETVYTYGPLIHNRQTVEMLNSRGVTELDNDSPLKKAPIIIRAHGIPLHSETKLRSKGHEIIDGTCPKVKTVHRVITKYRKLGYTIIITGDEGHAEVIGLMGYAGDRGLLVQSPSDIDSIPPTEKVCLVSQTTFDRELFDDIAARARTRFKEQQVVVKKTICSATKRRQTETKEIASMVDAMIVVGGKNSANTQRLAKISSACNTPTQHVESEKELDIDALEHCNTVGITAGASTPQWMIKRVVDYLQFMSHRKKKTLKDRVKRVLDLCAIFNIFIAAGATAAYYASCTIQRIDLPLQEFALGGVVVFFYFLSIYLVNSMTSIEITQHLGISRYQFYQSHKTMILLIAEISIALLLAASLTINLSLFYLMLFSTTLGALYHITIVPLPLRRIFKYSNLKDVPTSRDLFVALAWAILATFIPHAIRNQLVFTKSTVFVFGWIFVLAFLRSLMADLRDIEGDRIMGRETLVTIMGEKRVKKGIHRMIWACLIITVCYSAIMAITDFGKYSHGDISLLFQLPAIVYMMVFVRWHEKNHRTRSTLFNILSEAPFYIAAIGAWVTWRIN